Below is a window of Syntrophomonas wolfei subsp. wolfei str. Goettingen G311 DNA.
TTTGGTCGTCTTCAATGCCCTTAAAACCGCCCATTTCCGGTTCATAATAGTTCTCCGGATTTTTAGCTATCTCAGCCTGTATAGCTTTATCAATAAGATCTTCATAATTGCTATCCGGTTTAAAAATATCAGATAGTTCCAGCTCCGACCCATCTCTCAAATCAATATTACAGGGTATGCGATAAGTCATACCATGTGCTCCGCCCAAAAACTCGTACTTATCAAAATAAAGGCTTAGCAAACCATTATTGTTATATATCACTTTATAATCGCTGGCTAATGAATAAGGAATATCTGCAAACGGGTTATCTTTATCTTCTTCATCTAGTTCTTTAGCCATTTCTTCCCTTTCAGCCAACATTTCATCCCGGCGTTGTAGAAA
It encodes the following:
- a CDS encoding DUF3298 and DUF4163 domain-containing protein; translated protein: MRKVRSITILGVLMALVMSCLGCSGNLPVAKQDSPIKISTEEIKDKKDNLELSLKIPVLSEMKDEKLQQSLNDRFRNLFLQRRDEMLAEREEMAKELDEEDKDNPFADIPYSLASDYKVIYNNNGLLSLYFDKYEFLGGAHGMTYRIPCNIDLRDGSELELSDIFKPDSNYEDLIDKAIQAEIAKNPENYYEPEMGGFKGIEDDQTFTLQPGGITIYFQLSDIAPYAAGIPEFKIPFSEFGDMVDPELQKRLE